From the Lathyrus oleraceus cultivar Zhongwan6 chromosome 4, CAAS_Psat_ZW6_1.0, whole genome shotgun sequence genome, one window contains:
- the LOC127135447 gene encoding uncharacterized protein LOC127135447, translated as MDFGRRSVKKYNLINPKIDELKKLVSSIADPIGFRDRYGALISLLTLRMEEGLLQTLIQFYDPVYHCFTFPDYQLMPILEEYAQLLHIPVADTVPFSGSEKLPEHSSLAKVLYMKKSEFKNNFTTKGGLPGFTAKFLMGKVSYFASQGCDIIVEHLFALLIYGLLLFPNIEGFVDSYAIRIFLSDNPVPTLLRDTYHSINYRTLKGGGTIVCCIPLLYKWFVSHLPKSATFWDRKSGLQWSQRIMSLTQSDIAWYSRVLDDVKIIDSCGEFPNVPLMGTKGIISYNPVLARRQLGYPMKGKPPNILLEGIFLRDNEEDPTMKERVVRAWHRVCRKGRLELGKKDCTSYEPYLQWIRARAIQLKMPYPHHDPIKPAPLKTPYLPLDDKKELQATLERIKKERDAWKDKAQVLEMENEELQRQLKEQSGEDRAGKRPRVQEDLFSSGTTDYSQIPQSSGAWKVLVDSLVKEKAFMQKAYEERVERLEGQLLLVYARPDDTCL; from the coding sequence atggattttggacggagaagtgtgaaaaagtacaatctcatcaatccaaagatagatgaactaaagaaactggtttcttcgatcgcagatcctattggtttcagagacagatatggggcacttatatctttattgacgcttaggatggaagaagggttattgcagacattaatacagttctatgatccagtctatcactgtttcacattcccagactatcaactcatgcctatattggaagagtatgcccagttgcttcacatcccagttgctgatacagtacctttctctggttcagaaaagttacccgagcacagttctcttgcaaaagtgttgtacatgaagaagtcagaattcaagaataacttcaccaccaaaggaggacttccaggtttcactgccaagttcttaatggggaaggtttcttattttgccagtcaaggttgtgatattattgtggagcatctgttcgccttgttgatctacggtttgttactatttcctaatattgaaggttttgtggattcatatgctatacgcatcttcctaagtgataatcctgttccaactttgctcagagacacctatcattccatcaattaccgtactttgaaaggaggaggaaccatagtctgctgtataccgttactctacaaatggtttgtctctcatcttcctaagtcagctactttttgggatcgcaagtcaggacttcagtggtcacagaggattatgtctcttacccagtcagatattgcatggtatagtagagttttagacgatgtgaagatcattgatagttgcggggagttccccaatgtgcccctcatgggcacaaagggaatcatttcttataatccagtacttgctaggagacaactcggttaccctatgaagggcaagcctcctaacattcttttagaaggtattttcttgagggataacgaggaggaccctaccatgaaagagagagtagtaagagcttggcatcgtgtttgtcgcaaagggagacttgaattgggtaagaaagattgtacctcctatgagccgtacctccagtggatcagagccagagctatacagttgaaaatgccatacccacatcatgatcctatcaaacccgctccgttgaagaccccctaccttccgctagatgacaaaaaagaactccaagccaccttggagaggatcaagaaagagagagacgcttggaaggataaggcccaggtgctcgaaatggaaaatgaagaacttcagagacagttaaaggagcagagtggagaagatcgtgcaggtaaacgtccaagggtgcaagaggatttattttcctcaggcacaacagattactcccagattccacagtcctcaggtgcatggaaagttcttgtagacagtttggtgaaggagaaagcttttatgcagaaggcctatgaagaaagagttgagagacttgaaggacaactcctacttgtttatgctcgtcctgatgacacatgtctttaa